The genomic window AAGTAAGAATCGGGCTGCCTTACCTGGGGAAAGTAAGAATCGTGCTGCCTTACCTGGGGAAAGTAAGAATCGTGCTGCCTTACCTGGGGATAGTAAGAATCGGGGTAATTATTGCGTTGTGGCATTAGTCCCGTTGCTGGGTCTACAGGCATAGGTGTGGGAATCGGACTACCATAAATAAAGGAACCGACAGCAGGCGAGCGCCTGACTCCATAACCACCATCAATCACTCTCACACGCTGGGCAGAAGCTGGAGCAATGCTTACACCCATAACTGCTAAAGTTATACCTGCTAAGAGCCAATTCAGTTGCGAATGCTTGATTTTCAACATATTTTGCTCACCTGCATTTGATACCGGAATTTTTAATCAGAAAATAGTCACAGCTACTTAGTTAAAATTTTAGAAGTTTATCCACTTTCAGATTGCCAGCTTTTGAAAAGATTCCAAAAAGATTGCTGGCATTGGCAAAATTAAAACAGTGCTGATTTTTTATAGAAGACGTGAGTGCAGAAAGTTTAGAAATTGCTAAAACCCGCTACCAGACTGGTAAAGTTGCCTTTGAAAATGGGCAATACCGCGAAGCCGTAGAAAATTTAGAAAAGGCCAGCGCCCTGTTAGCTGGTAATTCTCGCTTTGCGGGCGAAGTAGAAATTCATCTAGTGACAGCTTATGAAGCGGCTGGACGCACGGATGATGCGATCGCTCTTTGCGAAAGACTCAAACGCCATCCCTATTTTGAAACCAGCAAACAAGCGCGACAGATGCTTTACATCTTAAAAGCACCAAAGCTGAAAAGACCGAGCGAATGGATGACCCAAATCCCCGATTTGGGCACATTACCCGATAATGAACTCAAAATTTCTATTGCTGCTAAACCTACTAAATCTTCTGTGCAGCAGAAGCCTAAACCTACGGAGCCAGAATTTGTTGACCTCAGTCAGGTCAATACCAGAGATAATCGCTTTATCTGGGTGGCACTAATTGCCATTGGTTTAACCATCTCGTACTTGGTTTGGTTGAGTTTTTCAGGAACCCCTGGCTGATACCAATTTTGGATTTTGGATTTTGGATTTTGGATTAAAATTCTTTACCAAAATGGTGTTCCAGGAATCTCAAACAATACGAATAAGTCAAGATTGGTTAAAAACTTTGACTTTTAGGGAGATTTATAGTTATGAATTCTTCAATTTTCGGAAAGATTTTCTTGTGGTTAATCAGACCATTTAGTTTTGTGTTGGCAAAGATGAAATTTCTCTCACCACTGAATGGTCGAAATCGAATCAACCGCGTTTTTCCCATACGAAATCCTATTCTGTGGCTAGTGCTGTTAACATCCCTGCTGCTGTCTGGCTGTGTGAAGTACGACGTGGGGCTTAACTTTGACAACTCAAATAGTGGTGAACTAGTACAGCATATTAAGTTGGGAGAACGGCTAACCAGTTTTAGTGGCGATTATGTATATGAATGGTTAAATACCATAGAGCGCCGCGCCCGTAAACTTGAGGGTAAAGCACAGCGAGTTTCCACTGAAGAAATCATCGTCACAATTCCTTTTAGTAGTGGTAGGGAATTGCAAGAGAAATTCAACGAATTTTTTAACTCCCGTGTTAATCAATCATCTGAGTCTGTGCAGAGCAAATCTGACTCAGAACTGCCGAAAATTGAATCAAACGTCCTCTTGGAGGAGAACAATTTTTTACTTTTAGTCCGAAATCGGTTGATTTATGATTTGGATTTGCGATCGCTTTCTCTAATTGCCAGCAAAGGTAACGTCCTGGCTAATGCTGGTTCGATTCTCGACTTGGAATTTAGTTTGAAGACTCCTTGGGGAGCCAAAAATATTCAACTAACTGAAACTGCGATTGCGCCTGAAAAGAATGGCAATCAACTAGTGTGGAAACTCCAGCCTGGTGAGCTAAATCACATAGAAGCTGTTTTCTGGCTTCCCAGCCCCCTTGGTATTGGTGCGTTGTTAATTATCCTGTTTGTCTGGGGAGGATTGTACTTAAGATACAATTTCATGCCAGATCCCAGAATTCAGTTTCCTCCCAAAGCAGCAGCGATCCAGGAACAGTAGACTATTCATCTGTTCAATATTGTTAGTTAAGCCGATGCATTCTCCATCGGCTTTTTTACACTTCCCCAGCTTTTTGTAAAGTGGACTTCGTGATTTGCGTAATCTGGCGCGGAAGTACACAAGACAATAGCCTTGAAAAAGCTGGTATTCAAAAACTTTCTCTGTTTGACATGGAAGAACTTTCGGTATGGATGGAACGTTCCTTTTGAATATTGCTATGTTCTGGTTGTTCGCTGCCATACCAGCGTTCAGCTAGTGCATTGAGTTGATGAAGCACATCAATTAATTCTTGACCACGTTCTGTCAGACCGTAAGTTACTTGTGGTGGCACAGTTGGTTCATAGTGGCGATAAATAATTTCTGCTGCCTGAAGCATTCTCAGTCTTTCCGTCAGAACTTTGGTGGAGATGCCCTCGACTAGATGCTTCAATGCACCAAAGCGACTAGGCCCACGATTACACAACACCCACAGTATATACATTGTCCAGGTTCCTGATAGTAAGGACATCAGAATACTGACTGGGCAAGCATCAGGATTTTTAGAGACAGACATCGATAAGTTAGCCAAAATTATCCAACAGTTACTTTATGGTAACTACTTTACTTTAGTAACTAGTTACTTTTAGTATCTGATGTAATGCTTTGAAATAAAAACTCAAAAAAGTAAAAGCAGAAATCCTAGCTAATCAGGAGATATTTCGTGGTAAACATTCTACATATTGATTCCAGTCCTCGTGCTGAACGATCGCACTCAAGAGAACTATCTAAGGAATTCGTCAGTCGTTGGAGGGCGGCGCATCCTGAAGATGCGATCACTTATCGAGATTTAGGGCATCACCCAGTACCTCACGTTGATGAAGCTTGGATTGCAGCTGCATTTTCACCACCAGAAACCCATACCCCAGAGTTAACTGAGGCAATTAGGATTTCTGACGAGTTAGTAGATGAATTTTTCGCTGCCGATCGCTACGTCTTTGGAGTGCCAATGTATAACTTTAATATACCTTCCACTTTCAAGGCTTACATTGACCAAATCGTTCGGATTAACCGGACTGTTGCTTTAAATGATCAAGGTTTTAGAGGATTAGTCGAGGGTAAAAAGGCAGTTATCATTACAGCTAGCGGTGGTGACTATAGTGCAGCATCCCCTGCTGCTGCCTATAACTTCCAAGAACCATACCTGCGGGCGATTTTCGGGTTTATTGGGCTTACAGACATTCAATTTATTAACGCTCATAGCATGAACAATAGTGATGATGCCCGTACCCAATCTCTATCAGAAGCACGGGCAGCAATTCAAGATGCGATCGCCCACTGGTAAGCAGGATAACTGGGAAAGGGAGCAGGGGAAGCAGGGGAAGTATAATTCTCCATTGTCTCCCTCATCCCCCTCATTCCTTCAAGGTGACAACCGCTTAATATTCCAAGTGCTATTATCTAAACGGCTATAGAGTAAGCGATCGTGCAGACGACTGGGGCGGCCTTGCCAAAACTCAATTTCTGTGGGGATCACTCGTAAGCCTCCCCAATGAGGCGGTCGGGGAATCTCCTGATTTTCATATTTGTTCTTAAACTCCTGCAAGCGTCGCTCCAGAACTTCTCGGCTTTCTATCGCCTCGCTTTGATTAGATACCCACG from Nostoc sp. UHCC 0926 includes these protein-coding regions:
- a CDS encoding FMN-dependent NADH-azoreductase, whose translation is MVNILHIDSSPRAERSHSRELSKEFVSRWRAAHPEDAITYRDLGHHPVPHVDEAWIAAAFSPPETHTPELTEAIRISDELVDEFFAADRYVFGVPMYNFNIPSTFKAYIDQIVRINRTVALNDQGFRGLVEGKKAVIITASGGDYSAASPAAAYNFQEPYLRAIFGFIGLTDIQFINAHSMNNSDDARTQSLSEARAAIQDAIAHW
- a CDS encoding winged helix-turn-helix transcriptional regulator, which translates into the protein MSVSKNPDACPVSILMSLLSGTWTMYILWVLCNRGPSRFGALKHLVEGISTKVLTERLRMLQAAEIIYRHYEPTVPPQVTYGLTERGQELIDVLHQLNALAERWYGSEQPEHSNIQKERSIHTESSSMSNRESF
- a CDS encoding tetratricopeptide repeat protein, with the protein product MSAESLEIAKTRYQTGKVAFENGQYREAVENLEKASALLAGNSRFAGEVEIHLVTAYEAAGRTDDAIALCERLKRHPYFETSKQARQMLYILKAPKLKRPSEWMTQIPDLGTLPDNELKISIAAKPTKSSVQQKPKPTEPEFVDLSQVNTRDNRFIWVALIAIGLTISYLVWLSFSGTPG
- a CDS encoding DUF3153 domain-containing protein; translated protein: MNSSIFGKIFLWLIRPFSFVLAKMKFLSPLNGRNRINRVFPIRNPILWLVLLTSLLLSGCVKYDVGLNFDNSNSGELVQHIKLGERLTSFSGDYVYEWLNTIERRARKLEGKAQRVSTEEIIVTIPFSSGRELQEKFNEFFNSRVNQSSESVQSKSDSELPKIESNVLLEENNFLLLVRNRLIYDLDLRSLSLIASKGNVLANAGSILDLEFSLKTPWGAKNIQLTETAIAPEKNGNQLVWKLQPGELNHIEAVFWLPSPLGIGALLIILFVWGGLYLRYNFMPDPRIQFPPKAAAIQEQ